The sequence below is a genomic window from Candidatus Zixiibacteriota bacterium.
ATATTCATGGTAATGGCTACTTAGTAGAGCTCATCAGAATACAGGTCGAGATAGCTGAGCTGATCATTGATTATTGTAGCTGAAGTAACGGAAATAAACCCAGGTTACCAGTTGAATCACAAGTACGATCAAAACGATCCATAGAAGCGAGGGTAAAACTCTGGCCGGACAACTGGTTAGAAACAGATTCAGTATCACCAATCCAATCCCGCCGACTCCTATCAGCTTCAGGATCTCCCCGGCTCGAAAGTTAACGTAGTTGCCAATTCCGTATGATAACGAACATGTTGCAACGATAATTATTTCAACAGTCGGGCTGATTGACATGGTTTTGCCTCAATTGTAAGTGTAATTAAATTAACGGCAGAATCGTCAATCAGCTTGATTAGATTATTGAAATGGATACCATACAGTAAGAATTCTACAAAAAGACCGCTGCCAGAATAACCGCATAAACCAGGGCGGGCAACATATTCAGAATTCGGAGGTTTTTGATCTCGAGGATATTGATTCCCAAGCCCAGAAGAAGCAATCCGCCTACTGCGGTCATCTCGGAAATCATCGGAGAACTGAAGATCTCGCCCAATGACGACGCCAGAAGAGTCAGTCCCCCCTGGTAAACCAGGAGAGGGATAGCGGCAAAGATCACCCCGATCCCCATTGAAGCCGCCAGCGCGATCGATGAAAAACCGTCCATAACCGATTTGGTCAATAGCAGGTTAGGGGGCGAACCGAAACCTTCCTCCATCGCCCCGATGATCGTCATAGAACCCATACACCACAGCAGAAATGCGGTTACCAATCCCTCGGTGAATTTCTCGTTACTGGATTTGAGACGCGCCTTGAGTTTATCGCTCAGGTTGTTGATTCTGCGATCGAGGTCAATCATCTGCCCGCTAATCGCGCCGGCCACCATACTGAATACAAGAATCAGAAGGCTCCCGGTTTCGGAAGCCATCTTGATTCCAATAAAAAGTGTAAACAGTCCGATCGCCTGGAACGCGATACGGGTCAGGTTTTCCGGCAGGCGGTTATGAATCAAAAGTCCGATTATGCTTCCGACAATTACCGCCCCGGTGTTTATCAGTGTACCCAACATAGAAGTATTACTTCTGAGCCAGCTTCAAAAACTCCGGAATCTCGCCAACGACTTTTTCGGTGATCTGATTCCAGAAGGAAATGTCCGTGATATCGGCATCGAGATGCTTCTTGACCAGATCCTCGGTTTTCATTCGACCGGTATCCATTAAAAGCTGTTTGTATTTACCAGCGAATGCCGAGCCCTCCCGGCTGGCTCTCTGGTAAACCGCGTTGGAGAAGAGGAACCCGAACGTGTACGGAAAATTGTAAAACGGCATCTCGGTCTCGAAGAAATGCAGTTTGGAGGCCCAGAACTCCGGATGGTAACCATCCTCGGGATCGAGCGTACCGGCATAGGCCTTGGCCTGCGCCTCGGTCATAATCTGGTTGAGACGGTCCTTGCTGACCGTGCCGTTTGCTCTCTCCCGGTAGAAAGCGACATCGAACAGGAAACGGGCATGGATGTTGCAGAAAAATGTGTACCCATTCATCAGCTTCTGATCCAGAAGCATCAGCCGTTCCTCGTCGCTTTCGGCTTTTTCCAGGGCGGCATCGGTCACCAGCATTTCATTGAAAGTCGAAGCTGTCTCTGCCAGCCCCATAGTGTAGAACGTGTTGAAAATCGGTTCGTCGACCAGCACGTGATGATGCCAGGCATGGCCGAGTTCGTGCGCCAAGGTCATCATGTCGTCGTAGGTACCATCATAGGTCATGAAGATCCGGCTCTCCTTGACTTCACCGAAATCGGTACAGAAACCGCCGGCCGCCTTGCCGGGACGATTCTCTGCCTCGACCCAGTTTTTGGAGAGTGCCATCTTGATGAACTCCGCCATCTCGGGACTAAACCCCTCCACCTGCTCGAGGATGAATTCCGAGGCTTGCTCGTATGTGTATCTCTTTTCGATTTTTCCGGCTGAAGCCATCTGGTCATACCAGCGGAAGCGATCGATCCCCAGCAGTTTCTTCTTGGCATCGATGTATTCATTGAATTTCGGAGCATGATCCATAACCGACTGCCACATCGCCTGCAAGCTTTCGCCTTTAATACGATTCAGAATCAGAGGCTCGAAGAGCGCATCGTCCCAGTTGCGACGATTATAAACTGAAAGCCTGAAACCTGCCTGGGAGTTGAGCGTCATCGATGCCAGGTCGAGGTTTTTCTGCCAGGCTTCAGTCAGCTTATCGAAAGCCTGTTTGCGGATCGAGCGGTCTGAAGAACTCATTTTGGAATGCAGTTGCCCCAGCGATATCTCGGTGATTTTTCCATCCTGGTAAAACTCGACCGTTGAATCGCCGGCCATCTTGGTGTAGATATTGTTCCAGGCATGATAACCATTTACTTCAAGATCCAGTACCAGCGATTCCATTTTAGGATCCATCTTGAGACGGGCGATTTCGCGGCGTTCGTTCAGGTAGAACTCGACCGGCTTGACCTTTGGGTCGGAAACAAACTCCGCGAAGGCGGAATCATCCATCACCGCCAGAAGCGATTGAAGCGAGTTCTGCAGGTTCTGCCAGCGTGAATCGATCTCCTGCATATCGGCAATTATCTGAAAAGCCCGGTCATCCTTGACATCCTGGCTGGCCAGACAGCCGGCAAACGAGTAGGCCCGCAAAAACTGGGCATAAGCTTTTTGCAATTCGAGCGTCAGCTCCACCAGCTCGCCGGTCTTGAGATTGTCTTTTTTCTTTTCAGCCTGCTTGAATTTTTCGCTGAGACGGTCAATAAACTGCCTGAGGTTTTCTCTGTATTGCTTGTATTCGCGGGAATCCGAACCTCCGGGAAAGATCGGTTCGAGGTCCCAGCGTGGTGCAGTCTGGTTTGCGGTAGTATCGGTCATTATATTCCTCACAATCTGCGCGGGATGTGTTAACTACAAAAAAGGGAGAAACTCGGTCACCCTCATCTCTCCCCTCATAATTTCGAAATTCCGACTGTTAAAAATCTTCCAGATTGCTGAACTCAGCATCCTCGAGATAAGTCTTGGGCTTGTTCAAAAAGTGCATGACATTTTCGATAATGGCCCAGTGCTTATGCTCCTCGTCAGCAATCTTGTTAAGAAGCGCGCGGGCCTGGTCGTCATTTACTTCCTTGGCTTTGTCGCGATAGAAATCCTCGCTTTTCTTCTCGACATCCTGGGCATGGCGCCAGACGTCCATCACATTACCATCAAAAGAATATTCGCCTTTTTCGTTCTTCATCTGTTCAAAAACATTTTTAGTAGTCGTCACCATCTGGGTATCCTGGCCGGACAGTTCGCCCAGGCGGTCGGCGTTTCTTTCCTTGAGGGATTTGAAGATATTGTAATGCTTGATTTCATCTTCGGCCAGTCCCTCGAGGATCTTCTTCAAAGCCGGGACATCGGTTTCGGAGGCCATTTTCTCGTAATACTCGCGACCGTCCTGTTCCATTTTCATAGCATAATCAAAAATTTCTTCCATTGTATTTTCCTTTCCTCGATTTCAGTTTATAACTAAAACAGAAAATCTTTTTCCATGTTTCAAGTAATCCGGCAAAATAATAAAATACAGCCCCTCCCGCAAGCGGTTATAAATCCATTTTCAACTTAATCATTAGCTTTCAAGGCTTCTGCTGTACAACAGTATGGTCAATAGGGCTGTATACCTGCCACTGTCGAGATTTCCTTGAATCATTTCCACCAGGTGATCGCAATCAAGACATTCCCTGAGAACAGGACTCGATCTCGCAATTTCGAGCACATCGTTGTGAAAACCAGGCCGAAAGCCTGTTTTATAGTGAGCGGGGTGCAATATTGTTTTTGCGATCCGCAAGAGAGCGGGATGATTTTGAAGCCAGGCTTTGGCATTGATCTTAAACACTGCCTTGAGACTGTTAACATTAGCATTCAAATCAGCATAAGGAATGTCCAAAAGACGTTTATCGAGCCTCTCAAGAAATTTTATCGAAAAAGCAAAATTGCGCTTGAACCTGTCAGGCAGGCGCAAGGCTTTGGCGATAAATGGCTGAGCTTCAAAAGGAGCCACTGTCCAGAAAAACAGGCGCGTGCGTTCCTCGCCCTCGAATAAAAAGCTTATTCGGCGGTCAAATATTTCGTAGTGATAATTTTTGTCATTCCATGTATCTCCGGGATAGCTACCGAGGATTTCCAAAATATGTGACTTTAACTGGTCCGGACTGATATTAAGCAGTGCTTCGATTTCTTCCGGATTAAAATAGCTCGAGCGAGTGATATACTTATACAGGTCGTTTTCGTTTCTGATTCTATGAGATATGCGGTAAGGAGTTTTAATAAACGCACCACCATCGCCGGTATAGAAGTTCGCGCCCCAACCGCTGTGGCTGAGCATCTCCCGATACAATTGTAATGCCACGGCCATCCCGCAATCGTTCAACCCGGAACGTGACTCAACCAGCATTCGGTAATCTTCAAGAGCGGGAGGATTCAGAACCCAGCTGATAAATTCCCGCTGGTATAAAGCAGCTACGCGGGCGGCTGTTTCAACATCGTGGAGATTCTCACGACTGTGGTTGATAGTAGAGACAGCCTTGTAGTCGACATTGAGTTTTTCCAGCGCGCCCATCACGCATCTCGAATCGAGCCCACCGGACATACCCAAAAGAGAAATATGCCGGTTTTTATGTCTCTCTCTGTTTTCAGAAGCTTCCAGAAACAGCTCAACCAGATCCTCGACATTGCGGTCGATTGAGCGGCCAAAATCGCTTTCGGAGAGATCCCAGCTTGTGTAACGTCTAAATTCTGGTACCCGGCCAGCCCGGTTTCTGCAATATACCCCATGAGGCAGGTGCTGAACACCAGACAGGTGGGTTTTACCGCCGAGCGTGAATTTGAACATCAGAAATTCTGCCAGGGCGTAACTGTCCAGATCACGGATGGATTTTGTTTTTTGGATGAAGCGAATGTCACGCGATACAACCAGGCTGTCATCATCACGATACTGGTATAACAGCAATTTACCGAAAGAATCATTGATTATCAGGAAGTGGCTATTGGCGGGATCAATTGCAACCAGGTTGAAATCACCATCGCATAGTAACAGCTTACTGTCAAGGTACGAACTGAACTCAGAATCAGGCAGTCCACCCTTCAATCCGCAAGTTGCGATATCTTGAACGAATCTTCCGAGCCGGCATTCATCGCGGTCGTATATCTTTCCTTCGAGGAAAATCTTAAGGCCGTCAGCTTCAAAAGTAAACAATGGATACCCATCATAGGCGCAGTACATCAGGCGCAACTTGTCGTCTGAAAACAATGAACTGGTTTTGTACTCCGCTAAAAACCTGACTGACTGCAGAGCGGAATCCAATGTTTTTTCCATCTGTGGATCAATTCCATGCGGGCTGTAATAGAAGGAAAAACCTGGCATCTGCATCCTCTCAAAGCGACCTGACTCGAAAAGCTACTTTACATAAGAGGATTTGTCAATCTAAGAATTCCGGACGGCGTATATAA
It includes:
- a CDS encoding DUF554 family protein; this encodes MLGTLINTGAVIVGSIIGLLIHNRLPENLTRIAFQAIGLFTLFIGIKMASETGSLLILVFSMVAGAISGQMIDLDRRINNLSDKLKARLKSSNEKFTEGLVTAFLLWCMGSMTIIGAMEEGFGSPPNLLLTKSVMDGFSSIALAASMGIGVIFAAIPLLVYQGGLTLLASSLGEIFSSPMISEMTAVGGLLLLGLGINILEIKNLRILNMLPALVYAVILAAVFL
- a CDS encoding M3 family oligoendopeptidase, which produces MTDTTANQTAPRWDLEPIFPGGSDSREYKQYRENLRQFIDRLSEKFKQAEKKKDNLKTGELVELTLELQKAYAQFLRAYSFAGCLASQDVKDDRAFQIIADMQEIDSRWQNLQNSLQSLLAVMDDSAFAEFVSDPKVKPVEFYLNERREIARLKMDPKMESLVLDLEVNGYHAWNNIYTKMAGDSTVEFYQDGKITEISLGQLHSKMSSSDRSIRKQAFDKLTEAWQKNLDLASMTLNSQAGFRLSVYNRRNWDDALFEPLILNRIKGESLQAMWQSVMDHAPKFNEYIDAKKKLLGIDRFRWYDQMASAGKIEKRYTYEQASEFILEQVEGFSPEMAEFIKMALSKNWVEAENRPGKAAGGFCTDFGEVKESRIFMTYDGTYDDMMTLAHELGHAWHHHVLVDEPIFNTFYTMGLAETASTFNEMLVTDAALEKAESDEERLMLLDQKLMNGYTFFCNIHARFLFDVAFYRERANGTVSKDRLNQIMTEAQAKAYAGTLDPEDGYHPEFWASKLHFFETEMPFYNFPYTFGFLFSNAVYQRASREGSAFAGKYKQLLMDTGRMKTEDLVKKHLDADITDISFWNQITEKVVGEIPEFLKLAQK
- a CDS encoding ferritin — translated: MEEIFDYAMKMEQDGREYYEKMASETDVPALKKILEGLAEDEIKHYNIFKSLKERNADRLGELSGQDTQMVTTTKNVFEQMKNEKGEYSFDGNVMDVWRHAQDVEKKSEDFYRDKAKEVNDDQARALLNKIADEEHKHWAIIENVMHFLNKPKTYLEDAEFSNLEDF